The sequence below is a genomic window from Neomicrococcus aestuarii.
AAGGTCTTCGGCCGCGAGAATGACATGCTGGAGCGCTTCGAAGAACGCAACCAGGGCCTCTACAAGTCGGCCTTCGGCGCCCAGTTTGTTTCCGGCATGATCTTCCCGATCATGACCTTCGTGACCTACTTGTCCTACGTGGGCATCGCCGTGGCGGGCGGCCTCCGTGTTGCGAGCGGTCAGATGACCTTGGGTGATGCCACCGCGTTCATTCAGTACTCGCGCGAGTTCACGCAGCCGCTGGGCCAGATTGCGGGCATGGCCAACATGCTACAGTCCGGTGTGGCTTCGGCGGAGCGCACGTTTGAGCTGCTGGACGCCGAGGAGCAGGAGCCGGAGACGGCGACCAGCCACCTTCCGGAGCGTACGGATGGTCACGTGGAGTTTGAGAACGTGTCCTTCTCCTACACGCAGGATCGCCCGCTCATCGAGAACCTGTCCCTCGAAGCTCGCCCGGGTCACACCGTGGCGATCGTAGGTCCGACGGGCGCCGGCAAGACCACGCTCGTGAACCTAGTGATGCGTTTCTACGAGTTGAACTCGGGCCGCATCACGCTGGACAACGTGGATATTCGCGATCTTTCCCGCGAAGAGCTGCGGTCAAAGACTGGCATGGTGCTTCAGGATGCGTGGCTCTTCGGGGGCACCATCATGGAGAACATCCGCTACGGCCGATTGGACGCCACGGATGAAGAAGTCATCGCGGCGGCTCAGGCCACTTACGTGGACCGCTTCGTGCGCCAGCTTCCAGAGGGTTACAACACCAAGATCGACGAAGACGGCACCAACGTTTCCGCGGGTGAGAAGCAGTTGCTGACGATCGCGCGCGCGTTCTTGGCCGATCCTTCGCTGCTCATCCTGGATGAGGCAACCTCGTCAGTGGATACCCGCACCGAGGTCCTGGTGCAGCACGCGATGGCTGCGCTCCGCACGGATCGCACGTCCTTCGTGATCGCGCACCGCCTCTCCACCATCCGCGATGCTGACGTCATCCTGGTGATGGAGAACGGACAGATCGTGGAGCAGGGCAACCACGAGGAGCTCCTCAAGCGCGAGGGTGCCTACTACCGCCTCTACATGTCGCAGTTCCGCGGGCCTTCCGCGGATATTGACGCTGAGGTCGCCGTGGGGGCGCCGGTTGCGAAGGAAACAGAGGAGCCTACCCAGCACGACGACGCAGCTTCCGTCCCAGCCGAGGCTCCCGCAGCCGCTGTGGTGGAGGAAGAAGGAACCACCTCTACCTACCGCGGTAAGCACGCTGCCGAAGACTGATCCCTCAAACGACTCATCACTCACACCATCATGAAACCCATCTCTTGGCCGGTCGCTGCCCCTACTGCAGAACAGTGGGGGCGCGTTCCCGTGCGCTTTTCCATGCCGCTCAGCATGGTTCCAACCTGGATGATCCTGATCGCATGTGCTGTGGGAACCTTCATCGCGGAGCGACCATGGGAAGCGCCCGAGGAACCGTTGTGGCAGGGCGGGCTCACGGTCTACACAGTGTTCGAGGGCGCCGCGTGGATGTCGATGATGAGTCTCGTTTTTGGGTGCTGGGCGTTTGCGCGGTTCGCGGTGCTCCTTGTCCCACTCGTCTTGACCGGCGTTGCCTACACGGCTTCCCACACGGGTGAAACTACTGCCGGGGTGTGGTGGGTTGGAGCGGCGTTGACCACCATCTGGTTGGTGGTGCACGTGGTGATGTCCGTGCGGCAATTGCACTACGTTGCGAAGCTAGCCAAGTCGGCAGCCACCACGGAGACCATGGCTATTGGTGCCACGCTGCAGACCAATATGGCGAAAGCCCAGCGGTACAGCATCAACTGGGCGTTCGGCCTGACGATCGCCGCAGTGCTCGCGTGGACTATTGTTCGTTGGGTTATGGGTTCGGAGCTCGGCAAGACCTCTCAAGAGTTGGACGACTTCCCCTGGTCTGCTTTATGGGCACTTCCGGCTTTGGCGCTGAGTGTCTTCGCGGTGGGACAGATCGCGAAGGTCGTTTGGCGGGGTATTTCCCGTGCGGTAGTGGGTAACTACGTGTGGCAAGTCCCGCCAAATACGTTGGGGCCGGTTATCGGCGATTTCTCCAGCGCGGGCTTTAATGACGAGCTGTCCATGCTGAAAAAGAGTCTGGCAGAAGTCACTCCCGGTTGCCTGTGCTGGACCGAGTCGCAGCGCGAAGATCACCGGTTCGATGACGATGAAGACTTCATGTTGAACCCTGACACCGACCTCATTCTCGCAACGGATTACTGTGTCCACCACGGAATCGATGCCGTGAACTCTTTGACCCCGCAGGACTTCAAGCGCCAGCTGGAAAAGGGCTGGCTCTGGAGCGAGCACACGCGCTTTCCGTTGCGCATTAAAGGTGCCGCTCAGACAGCCGTTTTGGTGGGCTTTGCGGGCCACGGTTTCACCGGGATGATCGCGGATCATCGCCGGGGTGCCGCCGACGTCCGCGAATGGGACACGGACCTCGCGTGGGAGCGTGAGTCGTCAGACGAAGACGTGTGGGGGCCTGAGGATTCGTTCTTGCCCCTCGGTGGCGAGGTGGATCGCATTGACCTGCACGACGACGGCTGGGCGGGTATCGCAGTTCGCTTCAAGCATGAGCGTGCTTGGTTCTTGGCAGATAAGCAGGAGTAGCCAGCTCACGGAGATAGGGTGGAACGGCGATAGGGTGGAAGAATGCACCAAAACCGCACGAATTCGTATGGGTCACAAGCGCAGTACATGCTTCCCCGTAGGCTCAAGCAGCCAGATTTCGGGCCCGGGAAGTTCGTGTGGGGAGACTTTGCAGCCGTAGCGCTCTACGCGTTGATCTTCGTTGTCGGCGGCGCCGCGTTGCTACTGCTCGTTCCGGGTTTCCGCGGGATGTTCCCGAGCGATAACCTGGCGATTTTCGGCGTGAACCTTGTGGTCTACGCGTTCATGTTCACCATCGCCATGCTCTTGGCCAGGCACGACCTGTGGAGTTCCTTCAAGACCTTCCAGTGGAACCCGTGGGCCAAGGTCATGCTCATTCCTGGCGGCTGGTTTGCCAGCCTCATGCTCACTGCCACGATCATCAGCACGCTCGGGGAACCCGTCAAGAGCGAGAACCAGCTAGCCATTGAGGGCCTCACCACCGAGGTCCCATTTCTGACCATGTTCGTGGTCACGGCCATCATGGGTCCACTGGTTGAAGAGTTCATCTTCCGCCACTTGCTGATCGGCAAGCTCAGCCGCTACATCAACAAGTGGGTCTGCGCGCTGATCTCGATCGCCCTGTTTGCCGGCATGCACTTCATCGGCAGCGGAACCTTCGAATGGGTCTCCGTCATCCCGTACCTCACGCTCGGCACGGTCATTACGCTCGCGTACATTCTTTCCGGAAAGTCCCTCGCGTACTCGTATGTGCTCCACTTCTTCAACAACGCGGTAGCGCTCATCATCTCCTATACGGTGCTACCGCTCATGGCGTCGTGACAGGCTCAGCTGACAGCGACTTCGATGGCCACCGGCACGGTTCCACAGACTACAAAAACCTGATCTTGGCGCTCTTCGCTGCGGGCGTCGCCACGTTCTCCCAGCTCTACAGCCTCCAAGGTGTCCTGCCCGAGCTCGCTCGCAACCTCCACATCGAGGATTCCCACGCTGCGCTCGCAGTCTCCGCGGCAACACTGGGTCTCGCGATCGCCGTGATCCCGTGGTCCATGGTGGCGGATCGCATTGGTCGTTTGAAGACCATGACGTACTCGATCATCGGGGCGGTCATCTTCGGCCTCGCCGTTCCGTGGTCGCCCACGTTCGAGTGGCTCTTGCTCCTTCGCCTCGGCGAAGGACTCGTTCTCGGCGGCATCCCCGCGGTGGCGCTCGTGTACTTGAGTGAAGAAGTCACGCGCACGCACGCGGCTATCGCCGCGGCCACTTACGTCTCCGGCACCACGATTGGCGGCCTGCTAGGACGACTCATCGCCGGCCCACTCAGCGAGTTCGTCAACTGGCGCATCGGCACCTTTGTAGTCAGTTGCCTCGCCGCGGTAGCAGCGCTGATCTTCATCAAGAAAGCCCCACAACCGCGCGGATTCCAGCACCCGCAACAGAGCGAACTCGAGAACGAAACCGCGCTCAAACGGATCACCGGAAAACTGACATGGGCCATCAGTCGGCCGGCTCTCCTGGCGATCTATGCGCAGGGTTTCTTGCTCATGGGCGGCTTCGTCGCCACCTACAACTACCTAGCGTTCCGGCTCGAGGCGCCACCCTTCTTTGTCCCGGCATCGCTCGCCTCTTTGATGTTCACCGCTTACCTCGCCGGCACGTGGAGTTCGCGCCAAGCCGGAAAATTCGTTCTCCCGTTGGGCCGACTCACGGTCCTGCTCGCCACGCTCGTCATAGCGCTCATAGGCCTTGCGATCACCTTGTTCGAGTCAATTCCGCTCATCATCATTGGCCTGCTGATCTACACGGCGGGCTTCTTCGGTGCTCACGCCGTGGCGTCAGGCTGGATCGGCCGCCTCGCGACTCATAATCGTGCGCAAGCCACCAGCCTCTACAACCTCTTCTACTACGTGGGTTCTAGTCTCTTCGGCTGGCTCATTGGCTACGCGTTCACCGCCGCAGGCTGGCCCTTGCTGGTGGCCTGCGTTGCCGGGCTCGTGGCACTTGCCGGGGCCATCGCCGTCGTACTTCTGAGAAATCAACCCGGATCCGCCCCGCAACCGCGAGAGGTACTTTCATGACGCAGCATCGCGGAATTGGCCGCAAAATTCTGGCCCTCGCGATCCCCGCGCTAGGCGCCCTCATCGCGGAACCGCTGTTTTTGATGGCGGACACTGCGATCGTCGGGCACCTCGGCGTTTCCGAGCTCGCCGGCGCGGGCCTTGGCACCGCGGTAGTCCACACCACGGTGGGGCTAATGATTTTCCTCGCGTACTCCACCACTCCGGCGGTCGCGCGGCACTTCGGCGCGCACCGCTTGCACCAGGCGTACGCTGCGGGCCGCGATGGCGT
It includes:
- a CDS encoding ABC transporter ATP-binding protein gives rise to the protein MAKKTTAKKNSKAEAPVITDEETEQFGDAIMDDGFGGQQGLRKAKNFWPSAKRLVGLLLPYKLSLWLVFVFVAISVVLNVIAPRILGQAMDVIFGGMVGKDMPAGLTKQQVVDGVRASGNSDQADMLAGMKFTPGQGIDFAELGRLIIIVLTLYLVAAFMMWLNGYILNAITMKAVRNLRAEVEAKINRLPLNYFDTRQRGDVLSRVTNDVDNIQQALQQALSQLVSSILTVLGIVVMMFIVSWQLALIALIALPISGVAAGIIGKNAQGKFVEQWKATGHLNGQIEESFSGHDLVKVFGRENDMLERFEERNQGLYKSAFGAQFVSGMIFPIMTFVTYLSYVGIAVAGGLRVASGQMTLGDATAFIQYSREFTQPLGQIAGMANMLQSGVASAERTFELLDAEEQEPETATSHLPERTDGHVEFENVSFSYTQDRPLIENLSLEARPGHTVAIVGPTGAGKTTLVNLVMRFYELNSGRITLDNVDIRDLSREELRSKTGMVLQDAWLFGGTIMENIRYGRLDATDEEVIAAAQATYVDRFVRQLPEGYNTKIDEDGTNVSAGEKQLLTIARAFLADPSLLILDEATSSVDTRTEVLVQHAMAALRTDRTSFVIAHRLSTIRDADVILVMENGQIVEQGNHEELLKREGAYYRLYMSQFRGPSADIDAEVAVGAPVAKETEEPTQHDDAASVPAEAPAAAVVEEEGTTSTYRGKHAAED
- a CDS encoding CPBP family intramembrane glutamic endopeptidase, which translates into the protein MHQNRTNSYGSQAQYMLPRRLKQPDFGPGKFVWGDFAAVALYALIFVVGGAALLLLVPGFRGMFPSDNLAIFGVNLVVYAFMFTIAMLLARHDLWSSFKTFQWNPWAKVMLIPGGWFASLMLTATIISTLGEPVKSENQLAIEGLTTEVPFLTMFVVTAIMGPLVEEFIFRHLLIGKLSRYINKWVCALISIALFAGMHFIGSGTFEWVSVIPYLTLGTVITLAYILSGKSLAYSYVLHFFNNAVALIISYTVLPLMAS
- a CDS encoding MFS transporter, producing the protein MTGSADSDFDGHRHGSTDYKNLILALFAAGVATFSQLYSLQGVLPELARNLHIEDSHAALAVSAATLGLAIAVIPWSMVADRIGRLKTMTYSIIGAVIFGLAVPWSPTFEWLLLLRLGEGLVLGGIPAVALVYLSEEVTRTHAAIAAATYVSGTTIGGLLGRLIAGPLSEFVNWRIGTFVVSCLAAVAALIFIKKAPQPRGFQHPQQSELENETALKRITGKLTWAISRPALLAIYAQGFLLMGGFVATYNYLAFRLEAPPFFVPASLASLMFTAYLAGTWSSRQAGKFVLPLGRLTVLLATLVIALIGLAITLFESIPLIIIGLLIYTAGFFGAHAVASGWIGRLATHNRAQATSLYNLFYYVGSSLFGWLIGYAFTAAGWPLLVACVAGLVALAGAIAVVLLRNQPGSAPQPREVLS